One Nonomuraea angiospora DNA segment encodes these proteins:
- a CDS encoding enoyl-CoA hydratase/isomerase family protein, translated as MDVLIDVDGPVAVVTLNRPAKLNAITPDMAAALRACLSRVDADPAIRVAVLTGAGERSFCVGSDIRELDEYATPWEFRNRGDYGDAVRALRKPIIAAVNGYAYGGGLELAMACDIRLAAETATFAAPEIKLGWIGGSGQSALLAHSVGPGNAATMLLTGDPVDAARALSWGLVTDVYPQEKLVPAALELAATIAKRPPIAAQTAKANLKAAYSMPLDQAIQYERDLQTVCFATQDAAEGRAAFAERREPVFEGR; from the coding sequence TTGGACGTCCTCATCGACGTGGACGGCCCCGTGGCCGTCGTCACCCTCAACAGACCCGCCAAGCTCAACGCGATCACCCCTGACATGGCCGCCGCGCTGCGCGCCTGCCTGAGCCGGGTGGACGCCGACCCCGCCATCCGGGTCGCGGTGCTCACCGGCGCGGGCGAGCGCTCGTTCTGCGTCGGCAGCGACATCCGCGAACTGGACGAGTACGCCACGCCGTGGGAGTTCCGCAACCGCGGCGACTACGGCGACGCGGTCCGCGCCCTGCGCAAGCCGATCATCGCGGCCGTCAACGGCTACGCCTACGGCGGCGGCCTGGAGCTGGCCATGGCCTGCGACATCCGCCTGGCGGCCGAGACGGCGACGTTCGCCGCGCCGGAGATCAAGCTCGGCTGGATCGGCGGCAGCGGCCAGTCCGCGCTGCTGGCCCACTCCGTCGGGCCCGGCAACGCCGCCACGATGCTGCTCACCGGCGATCCCGTCGACGCCGCCCGCGCTCTGAGCTGGGGGCTGGTCACCGACGTGTACCCGCAGGAGAAGCTGGTGCCGGCGGCCCTCGAACTGGCCGCGACGATCGCCAAGCGCCCGCCGATCGCCGCGCAGACCGCCAAGGCCAACCTCAAGGCGGCCTACTCGATGCCGCTCGACCAGGCCATCCAGTACGAGCGCGACCTGCAGACCGTCTGCTTCGCCACGCAGGACGCGGCCGAGGGCCGGGCCGCCTTCGCCGAGCGCCGCGAGCCCGTCTTCGAGGGGCGCTGA
- a CDS encoding CaiB/BaiF CoA transferase family protein, translating into MGVLDGYRVVDLSIAMAGPLAAMRLGDLGADVVKVEPVTGEWQRHAPAGGATGNQVNASFLSLNRNKRSLAVNLKSDEGRAIVHKLAATADVFLQNYRAGVAERLGMDYETIRAINPGIVYVSMSGYGETGPYVSRPGQDLLLQAMSGAMLSTGRDGDPPAPAGTYAIDAITAYSAFEGALAALLHRERTGEGQRVSVNMLDAAVAVQMQELSIFTVGGVPQRRGHEPHGHTYIRAPYGVFATKDGYLALGMPRLDALAIALDLPELAAMDGDADGHTRRDEITAMVAARLPERTTAEWLEVCARHDLWAGPVYGYAELVADPQVKHNGSFVTYEHRTEGTVTTPGFPYGFSATPPRVRRGAPLVGEHTRELLEELGYPPERTAELVAEGVLACED; encoded by the coding sequence ATGGGCGTCCTGGACGGCTACCGCGTCGTCGACCTGTCCATCGCCATGGCGGGCCCGCTGGCCGCCATGCGGCTGGGCGACCTGGGCGCGGACGTGGTCAAGGTGGAGCCGGTGACCGGCGAGTGGCAGCGGCACGCCCCGGCGGGCGGGGCGACGGGCAACCAGGTGAACGCCTCGTTCCTGTCACTCAACCGCAACAAGCGCAGCCTCGCCGTCAACCTCAAGTCCGACGAGGGCCGCGCCATCGTGCACAAGCTCGCCGCGACGGCGGACGTGTTCCTGCAGAACTACCGCGCCGGCGTGGCCGAGCGGCTCGGCATGGACTACGAGACGATCCGGGCCATCAACCCGGGCATCGTGTACGTCTCCATGTCCGGGTACGGCGAGACGGGCCCGTACGTGTCGAGACCCGGCCAGGACCTGCTCCTGCAGGCCATGAGCGGCGCCATGCTGAGCACCGGCCGCGACGGCGACCCGCCCGCGCCCGCGGGCACGTACGCGATAGACGCCATCACCGCCTACAGCGCCTTCGAGGGCGCGCTGGCCGCGCTGCTGCACCGCGAGCGGACCGGTGAGGGCCAGCGGGTGAGCGTCAACATGCTGGACGCGGCCGTCGCCGTGCAGATGCAGGAGCTGTCGATCTTCACGGTCGGCGGCGTGCCGCAGCGGCGCGGGCACGAGCCGCACGGCCACACCTACATCCGCGCGCCGTACGGGGTGTTCGCCACCAAGGACGGCTACCTCGCGCTCGGCATGCCCCGGCTGGACGCGCTCGCGATCGCCCTCGACCTGCCGGAGCTGGCCGCCATGGACGGCGACGCCGACGGCCACACCAGGCGCGACGAGATCACCGCGATGGTCGCCGCGCGGCTGCCGGAGCGGACGACGGCCGAGTGGCTGGAGGTCTGCGCCCGCCACGACCTGTGGGCGGGCCCGGTGTACGGGTACGCGGAGCTGGTGGCGGACCCGCAGGTCAAGCACAACGGCTCGTTCGTCACCTACGAGCACCGCACCGAGGGCACGGTCACCACGCCCGGCTTCCCCTACGGCTTCAGCGCCACCCCGCCGCGGGTGCGCCGGGGCGCGCCGCTGGTCGGCGAGCACACGAGGGAGCTGCTGGAGGAGCTCGGCTACCCGCCGGAGCGCACGGCCGAGCTGGTGGCGGAGGGCGTGCTGGCATGCGAGGACTGA